The Peribacillus sp. FSL P2-0133 genome has a segment encoding these proteins:
- the ssuE gene encoding NADPH-dependent FMN reductase yields the protein MSDIVILSGSPAIPSRTDISLKHIQSLVENEGFTTAYFSITDFSADDLFQGKYNSEDILKLSERIQAARGIIIGSPVYKASYTGVLKALIDLLPEGAFKGKPVLPIMIGGSNRHLLAIDYALKPLISILKGEPLQGIYFVDKEIDKQNSEKPIIDSHLIDRVQSQVQEFVEAIQLRN from the coding sequence ATGAGCGATATCGTAATTTTATCAGGAAGTCCTGCTATACCATCAAGAACGGACATTTCACTAAAACATATTCAATCATTAGTCGAAAACGAAGGATTTACCACAGCTTATTTCTCAATTACGGATTTCTCAGCAGATGATTTATTTCAAGGGAAATATAATAGCGAAGATATCTTAAAGCTTTCAGAGAGAATTCAAGCAGCTAGAGGAATTATTATTGGTTCACCGGTTTATAAGGCTTCTTATACAGGTGTATTGAAAGCCTTGATTGATTTGCTGCCAGAAGGTGCTTTTAAGGGTAAGCCAGTTCTGCCAATCATGATTGGTGGAAGTAACAGGCATCTATTGGCGATTGACTATGCGCTTAAACCATTAATTTCAATATTAAAAGGCGAGCCGCTGCAGGGCATTTATTTTGTAGATAAGGAAATAGATAAACAGAATTCAGAAAAACCGATTATTGATTCGCATTTAATTGATCGCGTCCAGAGTCAAGTTCAAGAATTTGTAGAAGCGATACAGTTAAGAAATTAA
- a CDS encoding TetR/AcrR family transcriptional regulator: protein MKKGQQTKERIINVARTLFATKGFDMTRTNEIASACNVSEATIYKYFDSKKDLLLATITPIEKEESEDGTSHLSTDELVENHVCTMIKKILENKEQFSILFRETQFDQDISKQYVDQIFKPNAKHIEIQKRIDSGEIQYISDIILFNVGIISFTLALSTHYEIHQQKKEPYFTSERIKSIAQLLVYGIHGKQNHT, encoded by the coding sequence TTGAAAAAAGGGCAGCAAACCAAAGAACGAATCATAAATGTAGCCCGGACTCTTTTTGCCACTAAAGGTTTTGACATGACAAGAACGAATGAAATTGCCTCTGCTTGCAATGTTTCCGAAGCTACTATTTATAAATACTTTGACAGCAAAAAAGATTTGCTTTTGGCTACAATTACCCCTATTGAAAAAGAGGAATCCGAAGATGGGACTAGCCATCTATCTACGGATGAACTAGTTGAGAATCATGTTTGCACCATGATAAAAAAAATTCTTGAAAATAAAGAACAGTTTTCGATATTATTTAGGGAAACACAATTCGATCAAGATATTTCAAAGCAATATGTAGATCAGATTTTCAAGCCAAATGCCAAGCATATTGAAATACAGAAGAGAATAGATAGCGGAGAGATACAATATATCTCTGATATTATCCTATTTAATGTGGGGATCATTTCTTTTACATTGGCATTATCCACACATTATGAGATCCATCAACAAAAAAAGGAGCCATATTTTACTTCTGAACGAATTAAGAGCATTGCTCAACTTTTGGTATATGGTATTCATGGTAAACAAAATCATACATAA
- a CDS encoding SDR family oxidoreductase: MELTARVAVITGGASGIGRATCLKFAAKEDKVVVADFNEEMGQETVEQIKADGGEAIFVKTDVSKQEDVESLINKAVQTYGRIDIMFNNACIGAGGMILDQDMEGYFKTIEVNQHGVAFGIMAAGRKMKELDNKGVIINTASVFGYLASHETFAYQATKGAVRMMTQPAALELGAYGIRVVGIAPGGVDTPIIQGYKDMGIIDKLNASQMRGKLIKPEAIANAVYLLSLEEADAINGSVVMVDDGYASFK; this comes from the coding sequence ATGGAATTGACTGCAAGAGTTGCAGTTATTACAGGAGGAGCAAGCGGAATTGGCCGAGCAACATGCTTGAAATTCGCAGCAAAGGAGGACAAGGTCGTCGTTGCGGATTTTAATGAAGAAATGGGACAGGAAACTGTTGAACAGATAAAAGCGGATGGTGGAGAGGCCATTTTTGTTAAAACGGATGTATCTAAGCAGGAAGATGTTGAATCGTTAATCAATAAAGCAGTGCAAACATATGGAAGGATCGATATCATGTTTAATAATGCCTGCATTGGTGCAGGCGGTATGATCCTCGATCAAGATATGGAGGGTTACTTCAAAACGATTGAAGTGAACCAGCACGGAGTTGCCTTTGGAATCATGGCAGCAGGACGGAAAATGAAGGAGCTAGATAACAAGGGAGTCATTATAAATACCGCTTCCGTGTTTGGCTACTTAGCTTCCCATGAGACTTTTGCCTATCAGGCAACTAAAGGCGCTGTAAGAATGATGACACAGCCAGCAGCTTTGGAATTGGGTGCTTATGGCATACGCGTAGTGGGCATTGCGCCAGGCGGGGTTGACACTCCTATCATACAAGGCTATAAAGATATGGGAATCATCGATAAATTGAATGCAAGTCAAATGCGCGGTAAATTAATTAAGCCAGAAGCCATTGCAAATGCCGTCTATCTATTATCGTTAGAGGAAGCGGATGCGATCAATGGAAGTGTAGTCATGGTCGATGATGGCTATGCATCTTTTAAGTGA
- the pdxT gene encoding pyridoxal 5'-phosphate synthase glutaminase subunit PdxT — protein sequence MTIGVLGLQGAVEEHLNQIKAAGEQAIIVKKPEQLLEIDGLIIPGGESTTMRKLMDRYGFMEPIKTFFEGKKPIFGTCAGMVLAANELTGDEKAYLGLMDISVKRNGFGRQRDSFEAELSIKGMEDPYKAVFIRAPFADGIGEGVEILAVYEENVVAARQDHVLVSAFHPELTGDDRFLQLFIEMVKTSVSKVELKTC from the coding sequence ATAACTATCGGTGTTTTGGGATTACAGGGAGCAGTTGAAGAACACTTGAACCAAATCAAAGCTGCCGGCGAACAAGCAATTATAGTAAAAAAACCGGAACAGTTGCTGGAAATCGATGGCTTGATCATTCCAGGCGGAGAAAGCACCACGATGAGGAAGCTAATGGATCGTTATGGATTTATGGAGCCGATCAAAACTTTCTTCGAAGGTAAAAAACCTATTTTCGGTACATGTGCAGGGATGGTATTGGCGGCCAATGAATTGACTGGCGATGAGAAGGCCTATCTTGGACTAATGGACATTTCCGTGAAACGGAACGGATTTGGACGTCAACGGGATAGTTTCGAGGCTGAACTATCAATCAAAGGAATGGAAGACCCTTATAAGGCTGTATTCATCCGGGCGCCATTTGCGGATGGAATTGGAGAAGGTGTAGAAATATTGGCTGTTTATGAAGAGAATGTAGTGGCTGCAAGACAAGACCATGTCCTTGTCAGTGCGTTTCATCCAGAATTAACAGGTGATGATCGTTTTCTGCAACTTTTCATTGAAATGGTGAAGACCTCTGTAAGTAAGGTCGAATTGAAAACCTGCTAA
- the pdxS gene encoding pyridoxal 5'-phosphate synthase lyase subunit PdxS, with product MEKLLGTDTVKRGMAQMQKGGVIMDVINAEQAKIAEASGAVAVMALERVPSDIRAAGGVARMADPRIVEEVMNAVSIPVMAKARIGHIVESRVLESMGVDYIDESEVLTPADEEYHILKSDFTVPFVCGCRDLGEAARRIGEGASMLRTKGEPGTGNIVEAVRHMRKVQSQIRKVSIMSDDELMTEAKNIGAPYEILREIKRTGKLPVVNFAAGGIATPADAALMMELGADGVFVGSGIFKSENPEKFASAIVQATTYFTNYELIGRLSKELGSAMKGIDISKLAPAERMQERGW from the coding sequence ATGGAAAAATTATTAGGAACTGACACAGTAAAAAGAGGAATGGCACAAATGCAAAAGGGTGGCGTAATAATGGACGTCATTAACGCTGAACAAGCAAAAATCGCAGAAGCATCAGGTGCTGTCGCTGTCATGGCATTGGAAAGGGTTCCTTCCGACATCCGTGCGGCTGGCGGGGTAGCTAGAATGGCAGATCCGCGAATTGTCGAGGAAGTAATGAATGCAGTGTCCATCCCGGTCATGGCTAAAGCAAGGATTGGCCATATTGTTGAATCAAGGGTACTTGAATCCATGGGAGTCGATTATATCGATGAAAGTGAAGTGCTGACTCCTGCTGATGAAGAATACCATATTCTAAAAAGTGATTTCACCGTACCTTTCGTTTGTGGATGCCGTGATTTAGGAGAAGCTGCACGCCGTATTGGTGAAGGAGCATCAATGCTTCGTACAAAAGGAGAACCAGGTACTGGTAATATTGTGGAAGCTGTGCGTCATATGAGAAAGGTACAGTCACAAATTCGTAAAGTGAGCATCATGAGTGATGATGAATTAATGACAGAGGCAAAAAATATTGGGGCACCTTATGAAATTTTAAGAGAAATCAAACGCACAGGTAAATTGCCTGTAGTTAACTTTGCAGCTGGCGGAATTGCCACTCCAGCAGATGCAGCACTGATGATGGAATTGGGAGCAGATGGCGTTTTCGTGGGTTCTGGTATTTTTAAATCTGAAAATCCAGAAAAATTCGCATCGGCAATCGTTCAAGCTACTACATATTTCACCAATTATGAATTGATTGGCCGCCTATCCAAAGAGTTGGGCAGTGCAATGAAAGGAATTGATATTTCCAAACTAGCTCCAGCAGAACGGATGCAGGAACGTGGATGGTAA
- a CDS encoding PLP-dependent aminotransferase family protein, with protein MNMLSCDLNRLSEIPLYEQLYSHIKKEIIDGRLLYGTKLPSKRKLAEFLQISQNTVETAYEQLTAEGYVEVIPRKGYYIQTFEDLEYTQANQVSLEKNNHKEGELLYHFHPSQIDTEHFPFEKWRKYTKSKIDESHQDLLLLGDSQGEYELRCEIAHYLYHARGVQCVPEQIIIGAGMEILLQQLVLLFDKNAIYGVEDPGYHLIHRILRSYPNEVHPLQIDEEGVKVNQIEDSKIDVVYVTPSHHFPNGTILSVNRRTRLLNWSQGATNRYIIEDDYDSEFRYSGKTIPSLQSMDAGDKVIYLGSFSKSLMPSIRISYMVLPAPLLQIHQQELSFYHSTVSRIDQHVLTQFMKEGDFEKHLNRMRKVYRRKLDKVIDLFKPHKQINIIGERSGLHIVLIVKNGMDEETLIQKANENHIKIYGLSTYSIEKIDENPPKIILGFAGIPESELEKAIHLLLISWGL; from the coding sequence ATGAATATGCTTTCTTGTGATTTAAATCGGTTAAGTGAAATACCTTTGTACGAACAATTATATTCACATATTAAAAAAGAAATCATTGATGGCCGTCTTCTTTACGGTACAAAGTTACCTTCCAAACGGAAATTGGCAGAGTTCCTTCAAATAAGTCAAAATACTGTCGAGACTGCCTATGAACAATTGACTGCTGAAGGTTACGTTGAAGTCATCCCAAGAAAAGGGTACTATATTCAAACATTCGAGGATTTAGAGTATACACAAGCTAACCAAGTATCCTTGGAAAAAAACAATCATAAAGAAGGGGAATTGCTGTATCATTTTCATCCCAGCCAAATTGACACGGAACACTTCCCATTTGAAAAATGGAGAAAATACACGAAAAGCAAAATCGATGAATCACATCAAGATCTTCTTTTACTGGGGGATTCTCAAGGGGAATATGAACTACGATGTGAAATTGCCCATTATTTGTATCATGCACGTGGCGTACAATGTGTTCCCGAACAGATCATCATTGGTGCAGGAATGGAGATTTTATTGCAGCAGCTTGTCCTTCTATTCGATAAAAATGCCATCTATGGTGTTGAAGATCCTGGGTATCACTTGATTCACCGGATTTTACGCAGCTACCCAAATGAAGTCCACCCCCTTCAAATTGATGAAGAAGGCGTAAAGGTTAACCAAATTGAAGATTCAAAGATCGACGTCGTGTATGTCACTCCCTCACATCACTTCCCCAATGGGACGATCCTATCCGTTAACAGACGGACGCGATTGTTGAACTGGTCCCAAGGGGCAACAAACCGCTATATTATCGAAGACGATTATGATAGTGAATTTCGTTATAGTGGAAAAACAATTCCTTCCTTACAAAGTATGGATGCTGGTGATAAGGTGATTTATTTAGGGTCGTTTTCCAAATCATTGATGCCATCGATTCGGATCAGTTATATGGTTCTTCCCGCTCCATTGTTACAAATCCATCAACAGGAATTATCTTTTTACCATTCCACCGTTTCTCGGATTGATCAGCATGTGTTGACACAGTTCATGAAGGAAGGGGATTTCGAAAAGCATTTGAATCGAATGAGGAAAGTTTACCGTCGCAAATTGGATAAAGTGATTGATCTGTTTAAACCACATAAGCAAATAAATATCATTGGTGAACGGTCAGGATTGCATATCGTCCTCATCGTTAAGAACGGCATGGATGAAGAGACACTTATTCAAAAGGCAAATGAAAATCATATTAAAATTTATGGACTATCGACATATTCTATTGAAAAAATTGACGAAAACCCTCCAAAAATCATATTGGGCTTTGCAGGGATCCCTGAATCCGAATTGGAAAAGGCCATTCACCTTTTATTGATCTCATGGGGTTTATAA